From a single Bacillota bacterium genomic region:
- a CDS encoding CoA transferase subunit A — protein MTLKEAVATFVTDGCSITFGGLGSREPFAACHEIIRQRKKDLTFITATTTDTAEPLIAAGCIKRVESAYIWIGVVGMGLNWRRAVEQGIPHYLEIEEYSNYAMGLRFMAGASGVPFMPTKSLLGTDMIKVNPKIKVIDDPYGNGPVALVPAAQPDVAFIHVQRADKAGNAQIWGMFVNDDIIARAAKKVVLTCEEIIPTSEIRKLPNMTAIPSYCVSAVVEAPFGCHPLSVAGYYWMDIPFRRQMVAASRTREGILQWMDEWIYGIESHNDYLNKVGWDRLAKLQELEHDNYQIPQIVSKEGAR, from the coding sequence ATGACCTTAAAAGAAGCAGTTGCCACCTTTGTCACAGATGGGTGTTCGATAACTTTTGGTGGTTTGGGAAGTCGAGAACCCTTTGCGGCTTGTCACGAGATCATCCGGCAGCGGAAGAAGGACCTCACTTTCATTACGGCCACCACTACCGATACAGCCGAGCCGCTGATCGCCGCTGGCTGTATCAAGCGAGTTGAATCTGCATATATCTGGATTGGTGTCGTTGGCATGGGGTTGAACTGGAGGCGCGCGGTGGAACAAGGGATTCCCCATTACCTCGAAATTGAGGAATATTCAAATTACGCGATGGGACTACGCTTTATGGCCGGCGCCAGCGGGGTGCCCTTTATGCCGACCAAGTCCCTGCTGGGGACTGATATGATTAAAGTAAACCCGAAGATTAAGGTGATTGATGACCCCTATGGGAACGGACCAGTTGCACTGGTACCAGCAGCGCAGCCGGATGTCGCCTTTATTCACGTGCAGCGGGCGGACAAGGCCGGCAATGCCCAGATCTGGGGAATGTTTGTTAACGATGATATCATCGCCCGGGCGGCAAAAAAAGTAGTGCTGACCTGTGAAGAAATAATCCCGACGAGCGAGATTCGTAAGCTCCCGAACATGACGGCGATTCCATCCTACTGTGTTTCGGCTGTCGTGGAGGCACCATTTGGCTGTCACCCCTTATCGGTAGCGGGGTATTACTGGATGGATATTCCCTTCCGCCGCCAGATGGTGGCTGCCTCACGGACCAGGGAAGGGATCCTGCAGTGGATGGATGAGTGGATCTACGGGATAGAAAGCCATAACGACTATCTCAACAAAGTCGGTTGGGATCGGTTAGCCAAACTGCAGGAGCTTGAACATGATAACTACCAGATCCCCCAGATTGTATCAAAGGAGGGAGCCCGATGA
- a CDS encoding sigma 54-interacting transcriptional regulator, which produces MFENIVFINPDPLLPKLHREISQHVRVIDAIMDEAIPYLEELAKSNVDVVITRGYTADLIRSRMKIQVVNAEISTFDVLQTIFRNRRRIAPDEKEIGFVSYYNQPYDIKVMEQILGIKIRHFTYREQSDVIKNVHEAKQLGLRTMFGGLITLRTAQQMGMQVILIRPNRETIFQAIQKAKEIAQIRQHDYEINERLKALLNLTSEGIVALGSTGKIRLINPSAERILGLKTNVNGKSAAEVLPEGLVALLNSKTAACEQLVNTNQGQIVVNSTPIHFGNKYIGSLATFNDVTHVQVLEQKIRAELFSKGLVAKYNFDDIVGRSEPLLRAVSAARHYAQSDATVLITGESGTGKELFAQSIHQSSRRHRGPFVAINCAALPEHLLESELFGYEEGAFTGARKGGKPGLFELAHKGTLFLDEISEMPPHLQSHLLRVLQHKEVMRVGGSRVIPVNVRIIAATNKDIKELVEQGTFRNDLFYRLDVLRLIVPPLRERQSDIPYLVQYFPNQISSRYNKRVPPLTETVLQSMQSYHWPGNVRELENFVEKYVVLCNAGESSEMAEQMALGLLAQGKGETYKPPKPTITVPVGSLEEMESNILIQLDQMIQDKQKLASRLGISRSTLWRKLQSNNQVRSEKDA; this is translated from the coding sequence TTGTTTGAAAACATTGTTTTTATCAACCCGGACCCTTTGCTGCCAAAGCTGCACCGAGAGATTAGCCAACACGTCCGCGTTATCGATGCCATCATGGATGAGGCTATTCCTTACCTGGAAGAACTGGCTAAGTCAAATGTAGATGTCGTAATCACACGCGGCTACACCGCGGATCTGATTCGCTCTCGCATGAAAATTCAGGTGGTCAATGCCGAAATATCGACCTTTGACGTGCTGCAGACGATTTTCCGCAACCGCCGGCGGATTGCCCCGGATGAAAAAGAGATCGGCTTTGTTAGTTACTATAATCAACCTTACGATATCAAAGTCATGGAGCAGATCCTGGGCATCAAGATCCGCCACTTTACTTACCGCGAACAATCCGACGTGATTAAAAACGTGCACGAAGCCAAACAATTAGGATTGAGGACTATGTTCGGCGGCCTGATCACCTTAAGGACCGCTCAGCAAATGGGCATGCAAGTTATTCTCATCCGCCCCAACCGGGAAACGATTTTTCAAGCCATACAAAAAGCCAAGGAAATCGCCCAGATCCGCCAGCACGACTACGAGATAAATGAGCGCTTGAAAGCCCTGCTTAATCTTACTTCTGAGGGGATCGTGGCGCTCGGGTCAACGGGAAAAATCCGCTTGATCAACCCGTCTGCAGAACGCATTCTGGGACTAAAAACAAACGTTAATGGCAAGTCAGCCGCTGAGGTCTTGCCGGAAGGTCTGGTTGCCCTACTGAACTCGAAAACGGCTGCCTGCGAACAGTTGGTGAATACCAATCAGGGACAGATCGTGGTCAACAGCACACCCATCCATTTCGGCAATAAGTATATCGGCTCACTGGCTACCTTTAACGACGTGACTCACGTGCAGGTCCTGGAGCAGAAAATCCGCGCTGAATTATTCTCCAAGGGTCTGGTGGCCAAGTATAACTTTGATGATATCGTTGGCCGCAGCGAGCCGTTGCTGCGGGCGGTCTCTGCCGCCCGGCATTACGCTCAATCTGACGCCACCGTCCTGATAACCGGCGAAAGCGGGACCGGCAAGGAACTTTTCGCCCAAAGTATTCACCAGAGCAGCCGCCGGCACCGCGGTCCTTTTGTGGCCATTAACTGCGCCGCGTTACCGGAACACCTTTTGGAAAGCGAGCTGTTTGGCTATGAAGAAGGGGCGTTTACCGGGGCCCGCAAGGGGGGAAAACCCGGTTTGTTCGAACTGGCGCACAAAGGCACCCTGTTCCTGGACGAAATCAGTGAAATGCCCCCCCATCTCCAGTCCCACCTGCTCCGTGTATTACAACACAAAGAAGTGATGCGGGTTGGGGGTTCGCGGGTCATTCCCGTGAATGTACGGATTATCGCCGCGACGAACAAGGATATTAAGGAACTGGTTGAACAGGGGACGTTCCGCAACGACCTCTTCTACCGCCTGGATGTGCTCAGACTGATCGTTCCACCGCTGCGCGAGCGGCAGTCAGACATTCCCTATCTGGTGCAATACTTTCCCAATCAAATATCATCACGCTACAACAAACGGGTGCCACCGTTAACGGAAACAGTTTTACAGTCCATGCAATCCTATCACTGGCCAGGAAATGTGCGGGAATTGGAGAACTTTGTTGAAAAATACGTTGTCCTGTGTAACGCCGGCGAATCTTCTGAGATGGCGGAACAAATGGCCCTGGGTCTCCTGGCGCAGGGAAAAGGAGAAACCTACAAACCGCCTAAACCAACCATTACCGTACCCGTCGGCAGTCTGGAAGAGATGGAAAGCAACATTTTAATTCAGTTGGACCAAATGATCCAGGATAAGCAGAAACTGGCAAGCCGCTTAGGCATCAGTCGGTCGACCCTGTGGAGGAAACTCCAGAGCAATAATCAAGTTAGGAGTGAGAAAGATGCTTAA
- a CDS encoding alpha/beta hydrolase has protein sequence MLNYDYKAGSKGTLVFIHGSGGSRRKWRSLMSDLPEGYGGLALDLPGHGESTGEAQSDVSEYARVVRDSVTAIGPTRPLIWVGHSLGGAIVLMVALIDPNAVDYLVLVGTGARLRVVPAFLENLRQGIVNPAFKRRAFSPATDEALINAEIEMDLTVDPVVVYRDFLACDNFDVMSRLPEIQQPTQVIVGADDLLTPPKYSEYLVKNLPNSTLAVIPAAGHMVMLEQPAAVKQVITEFLRQHNH, from the coding sequence ATGCTTAACTACGACTACAAGGCCGGTTCCAAGGGGACACTTGTCTTTATTCACGGCTCCGGCGGCAGCCGCCGCAAGTGGCGAAGTTTGATGAGTGATCTGCCTGAAGGGTATGGGGGGCTGGCCCTGGATTTACCGGGTCACGGGGAATCAACAGGCGAGGCACAGTCCGATGTCAGCGAGTACGCCCGTGTGGTCAGAGATAGCGTGACCGCCATTGGACCCACACGGCCGCTGATCTGGGTAGGACACTCCCTCGGTGGGGCGATTGTCTTAATGGTCGCCCTGATTGACCCGAACGCGGTTGATTATCTTGTCCTGGTGGGCACGGGGGCCCGTCTGCGGGTCGTCCCTGCCTTTTTAGAAAACCTGCGACAAGGGATAGTTAACCCGGCCTTTAAACGGCGGGCCTTTTCCCCAGCCACAGATGAAGCTTTGATTAACGCCGAAATCGAAATGGATCTAACAGTGGATCCGGTCGTTGTTTACCGTGATTTTCTTGCCTGCGACAACTTTGACGTGATGTCGCGCCTGCCCGAAATACAACAGCCCACCCAGGTGATCGTTGGCGCCGATGACCTCCTGACCCCGCCCAAATACTCCGAGTATCTGGTAAAAAACTTACCCAACAGCACTCTGGCGGTGATTCCTGCCGCCGGACACATGGTCATGCTGGAACAGCCCGCCGCAGTCAAACAGGTGATCACCGAGTTTCTCCGCCAACACAACCACTGA
- a CDS encoding adenosylhomocysteinase, with product MYPTSQIRDLRLAPEGHRKIDWVRPHMPILNQLRTEFAQTRPFAGRRLVLCLHLEAKTAYLARVLQAGGAEVTVVASNPLSTQDDVVAALVDSGIRAFAWHGATVEEYRRHLNLALDCHPDAIIDDGGDVVALLHAERSAQLPEILGGCEETTTGVLRLRAMEREGQLHFPMIAVNDAYMKYLFDNRYGTGQSVWDGIMRTTNLVVAGKTVVVIGYGWCGKGVALRAKGLGAKVVVTEIDPIKANEAIMDGFQVLPLIEAASIGDVFITVTGNINVIRREHFAVMKDQAILANAGHFDVEISKPDLFQMAVSSRTVRRNIEEFVFADGRRVYLLAEGRLVNLAAGDGHPAEVMDLSFSLQALSLKYLIANRANLVPKVHPVPAEIDQQVARLRLKALGITIDTLTPEQERYLASWAD from the coding sequence ATGTATCCCACGTCACAGATCCGTGATCTTAGACTTGCGCCAGAAGGCCACCGAAAAATCGACTGGGTTCGTCCCCACATGCCGATCCTGAATCAGCTCCGCACCGAGTTTGCGCAGACCAGACCATTTGCTGGACGGCGTCTCGTCCTCTGCCTGCACCTGGAAGCGAAAACTGCCTACCTGGCGCGAGTCCTGCAGGCCGGGGGGGCCGAGGTCACTGTTGTTGCCAGTAACCCCTTGTCAACGCAGGACGATGTTGTAGCCGCGCTGGTGGATAGCGGCATTCGCGCCTTCGCCTGGCACGGAGCCACTGTCGAGGAGTACCGCCGCCACCTGAATCTGGCGCTGGACTGTCACCCCGACGCCATCATCGACGACGGCGGAGATGTGGTGGCTCTCCTCCACGCGGAACGCTCAGCCCAGCTCCCCGAGATCCTGGGCGGCTGCGAGGAAACAACCACCGGGGTCTTGCGCCTTCGCGCCATGGAACGTGAAGGCCAATTGCACTTCCCCATGATCGCCGTCAACGACGCCTACATGAAATACCTCTTTGACAACCGTTACGGAACAGGCCAATCTGTCTGGGACGGTATTATGCGGACTACCAATCTGGTCGTCGCTGGCAAGACGGTCGTGGTAATCGGCTACGGGTGGTGCGGCAAGGGAGTAGCGCTGCGCGCCAAAGGGCTCGGGGCGAAGGTAGTGGTCACCGAAATCGACCCGATCAAGGCCAATGAAGCCATCATGGACGGCTTCCAGGTCCTGCCTTTGATTGAAGCCGCGAGTATTGGCGACGTTTTCATCACCGTGACTGGCAACATCAATGTCATCCGGCGGGAACATTTCGCGGTGATGAAAGACCAGGCGATCCTGGCCAATGCCGGTCACTTTGACGTCGAGATCAGCAAACCTGATTTATTCCAAATGGCGGTGTCTTCCCGGACCGTCCGCCGCAATATCGAGGAGTTTGTCTTTGCCGACGGACGGCGGGTCTACCTCCTGGCGGAAGGGCGGCTGGTCAACCTGGCCGCAGGCGATGGACATCCCGCGGAAGTGATGGATCTGAGCTTTTCCCTGCAAGCCCTGTCCCTTAAATACCTGATTGCGAATCGGGCCAACCTCGTGCCGAAAGTTCACCCGGTGCCGGCTGAGATCGACCAGCAGGTCGCGCGTCTGCGCCTAAAAGCGCTCGGCATTACCATTGACACCCTGACGCCAGAGCAAGAACGTTATCTAGCCAGTTGGGCCGATTAG
- a CDS encoding response regulator transcription factor, translating into MDGTSDGSRGRVIFMRVGSLPDGLEVEFQIAENHPVYQVGGSSRPLLVISPETGEVWLGTERLNVTAAELRILAKLAENGRRITTPEVLYDALYGDGTGGEGSGFDVRSHIRNLRRKLGDDGRDPYYILNHRSLGYQLRPGTYRLIKAETDGYG; encoded by the coding sequence ATGGATGGGACTAGTGATGGCAGTCGAGGAAGAGTGATCTTCATGCGGGTGGGCAGTTTGCCAGATGGCTTGGAAGTAGAATTCCAGATCGCAGAGAACCACCCAGTCTATCAGGTGGGTGGTTCTTCCCGTCCCCTGCTGGTCATTAGCCCAGAGACGGGTGAAGTCTGGTTGGGCACGGAGAGATTGAATGTAACAGCGGCGGAACTGCGGATTCTCGCCAAGTTAGCGGAAAATGGCCGACGGATAACGACTCCAGAGGTTTTGTATGATGCCCTGTATGGGGATGGAACAGGCGGGGAGGGGTCCGGTTTTGATGTACGTTCGCACATCCGTAATCTGCGCCGCAAACTGGGCGATGATGGCCGCGACCCCTATTATATTCTCAATCACCGCTCACTGGGCTACCAACTACGCCCGGGTACTTACCGGCTGATTAAGGCAGAAACAGACGGGTATGGCTAA